The DNA sequence GGATCACCGCGAACCACAGCGGCTGCTGCGCCTCGACGATGCCCGAGGTGGTCAGCGTGCCCGAGAGCATGAACACCGCGACCACGGACAGGCCCATCGCGATCTCGTAGCTGATGACCTGGGCCGAGGCCCGCAGACCGCCCAGCAGCGCGTACGGCGACTGGGAGGCCCAGCCGCCCAGCACGATCCCGTAGACGCCGATGGCCGCGGTGCCCAGCACCACAAGTGCGGCGATGGGCAGGTCGGTCAGCTGTAGCGGGGTCTGCACCCCGAACATGTTCACTTCGGGACCGATCGGGATGACCGAGAACGCCATGAACGCGGGCACCGCGGCGATCATCGGGGCGGCGATGTAGATCGGCCGGTCCACGCCGCGCGGGATCACGTCCTCCTTCAGCGACAGCTTCACCCCGTCGGCCAGGGACTGCAGCAGTCCCAGCGGGCCGAAGCGGTTGGGGCCGTGGCGCTGCTGCATGCGGCCCATGACCTTGCGGTCGGCCATGATCATCATCAGCACGCAGACCATCAGGAAGACGAAGATCACCAACGCCTTGATCAGCGTGATCCACCAGGGGTCGGTGCCGAAGGCGTCCAGGTCGGCCTCGGCTGCCACCGGCACCGCCGCGCCGGCCAGCGCGGTCGTAGTCACAGGTCGCTCCCCGCACTCGTCGCGGTCATCTTGGCTTCGACGTCGGTGTTGGTGTTGGTGTCGGCGGCCGCCGCGCTCGTCCCGCCGTCCGGGCTGAGCGAGACCACCGCGCCGACGGCGGCGCCCAGGTCGCGGTGGACGTCGCAGTCCTGGGCGTTCTCCGGCAGCCAGACGACCCTGTCCGGCATCGCGGTGACGACGGCGGGCACGCTCACCGCGCCGCCGGGGCCGGCTACGCGCAGCCGGGCGCCGTCGGACAGGCCGATCTCGGCGGCGGTGGCGGCCGAGACGCGGGCCAGGGCCGGACGGGCGGTACCGGCCAGATAGGGCTCGCCGTCCTCCATGCGGCCGCGGCCCAGCAGCTGGCGCCAGGTCGACAGCACCGCCTCACCCTTGCCGGGTTCGGGGCGCTGCGCCGGGCGGGTCAGCGGGTCGGGCACGCGCTCGCCCGCCCACGCGCCCAGCTCGTCGAGTTCGCGCACGGCGGCCGCGTCGTCGGGCAGGCCCAGGTGCACGTCCATCGCGTCGGCCACCGCGGAGAGCACCCGCAGGTCCGAGAGCATGCCGGGCTTCTTCAGCGCGGCGCCGAAGGGGCGGCGCCGGCCCTCCCAGTCGACGAAGGTGCCGCTCTTCTCGGCGACGGCGGCCACCGGCAGCACCACGTCGGCGCGGTCGGTGACGTCGCCCGCGCGCATCTCCACACTGAGGATGAAGGGCACGCGGGCCAGCGCGGAGCGAGCGGCGGCGGGGTCGGGCAGGTCGTCGAGTTCGACGCCGGCGATCACCAGCGCCTCCAGCTCTCCGGACGCGGCCGCCTCGACGATCTCGGCGGTGGAGCGGCCCTCGCGCTCGGGCAGCGAGCCCACTCCCCAGGTGCGGGCGACCTCGGCTCGGGCGGTGGCGTCGGCGACCGGGCGGCCGCCGGGCAGCAGGTTGGGCAGCGCGCCGGCGTCGGCCGCGCCGCGCTCGCCGGCCCGGCGCGGCACCCATGCCAGGCGCGCGCCGGTGCGGTCGGCCAGCCGCGTGAGCGAGGACAGCGCACCGGGCACCGCGCCCAGCCGCTCACCGGCCAGGATGATCGCGCCCCGCTGCCGCAGCGCCTCCAGCGCGGCGGAGTCGAGGGTGCCCAGCTCGTCGAAGACATCGGGCTCGGCGCCGGGTGCGGCCGGGATCAGCCGCCCGCCGGCCTTGGTCAGGCCGCGGGCTTCGTGGGAGGCCACGGAGAACACCTGCGTGCCGTTCTTGCGGTGCGCCTTGCGCAGCCGCAGGAACACCACCGGCGACTCGTCCTCGGGGTCGAAACCGGCCAGCAGCACCGCCGGGGCGGTCTCCAGGTCGGAGTAGGTGACGCCGAGGCCGGTGCCGGCGACGCGGGCGGCGAGGAAGTCGGCCTCCTCCTCGGTGTTGGGCCGGGCCCGCATGTCGACGCTGTTGGTGTGCAGCGCCACGCGGGCGAACTTGGCGTAAGCGTAGGCGTCCTCCAGCGTCAGCCGCCCGCCGGTGAGGACGCCGACGCGACCGCCGCGGTCGCGGGCCTGCGCCAGACCGCGGGCGGCGAGGGTCACGGCCTCCGGCCAGGACGCGGTCTCCAGGGCGCGGCTGTCCTCGTCGCGCACCAGCGGCCGGCTCAGCCGGTCGGGCTGGGTGGCGTACTTGAAGGCCCACCGGCCCTTGTCGCAGTTCCACTCCTCGTTGACCTCGGGGTCGTCGCCGGCCAGGCGGCGGGTGACCTTGCCGCGCCGGTGGTCGGTGCGCTGGGCGCAGCCGGCGGAGCAGTGCTCGCAGATGCTGGGCGTGCTGACCAGGTCGAAGGGCCGGGAGCGGAACCGGTAGGCCGCGCCGGTGAGCGCGCCCACCGGGCAGATCTGCACCGTGTTGCCGGAGAAGTAGGACTGGAACGGCTCGCCCTCGGCGATGCCGACCTGCTCGTCGGCGCCGCGCTCCAGCAGCTCGATGAATGGGTCGCCGGCGATCTGCGCGGAGAAGCGGGTGCAGCGGGCGCACTGGATGCAGCGCTCGCGGTCCAGCAGCACCTGCGTGGACAGCGCGATCGGCTTGGGGAACGTGCGCTTGTGGTCGAGGAACCGGGTCTCGCCGCCCCCGTTGGACATGGCCTGGTTCTGCAGCGGGCACTCGCCGCCCTTGTCGCAGACGGGGCAGTCCAGCGGGTGGTTGATCAGCAGGAACTCCATGATCCCGCGCTGGGCCTTGTCCGCCACCTCGGAGGTGAGCTGGGTCTTGACGACCATGCCCTCCATCACCGAGATGGTGCAGGAGGCCTGCGGCTTGGGCATGGCGCGGCCGTTGCCGGCGTCGGGGACCTCCACCAGGCACTGGCGGCAGGCACCCACCGGGTCCAGCAGCGGATGGTCGCAGAAGCGCGGGATCTGGATGCCCAGCAGTTCGGCGGCGCGGATGACCAGGGTGCCCTTGGGCACCTGGATCTGGAAACCGTCGATGGTGACGGTGACGAGGTCCTCCGGCGGCACGGCGGGCGTGCCGCCCGAGGCGCTGTTGGTCGTGACGGTCACTGCTCCTCCTCTCCTGCCGGCGCCGCCGGCGCCGCTGCCGCGCTGCCGTGGTTGCCGCTGTCCGCCCACAGCGTCGACTTGCGGTGGTCGAACGGGCAGCCGCCCTGGGTGACGTGGTCGATGTACTCCTGGCGGAAGTACTTGATGGAGGACATCACCGGGCTGGCGGCACCGTCGCCGAGCGCGCAGAAGGCGCGGCCCAGCAGGTTGTCGCAGATGTCCAGCAGCTTCTCCAGGTCGGCCTCGGTGCCTTCGCCGCGTTCGAGGCGGTCCAGCACCTGCACCATCCAGTAGTTGCCTTCGCGGCAGGGTGTGCACTTGCCGCAGGACTCGTGTGCGTAGAACTCGATCCAGCGGCCGACGGCGTGCACGACGCAGGTGGTCTCGTCGAAGATCTGCAGCGCGCGGGTGCCCAGCATCGACCCGGCGGCACCGACCGACTCGAAGTCCAGCGGGGTGTCGAGGTGCTCGTCGGTGAAGATGGGGGTGGAGGACCCGCCGGGCGTCCAGAACTTCAGCTCGTGGCCCTTGCGGACGCCGCCCGCCATGTCCAGCAGTTCGCGCAGCGTGATGCCCAGCGGCGCCTCGTACTGGCCGGGCCGTTCGACGTGGCCGGAGAGCGAGAAGAAGCCGAAGCCGGCGGACTTCTCGGTGCCCATGGAGGTGAACCACTCGGCGCCGTTGCGGACGATGCCGGGGACGCTGGCGATGGACTCGACGTTGTTGACGACCGTCGGCGATGCGTAGAGCCCGGCCACAGCGGGGAAGGGCGGCTTGAGCCGCGGCTGGCCGCGGTAGCCCTCCAGCGAGTCCAGCAGCGCGGTCTCCTCGCCGCAGATGTAGGCCCCGGCGCCGGCGTGCACGACCACGTCCAGGTCGAACCCGGTGCCGAGCACGTCGGGGCCGATGAGGTTGGCCTCGCGGGCCTCCTCGACCGCCTGCTTGATGCGGCGGATGACGTGCAGCACCTCGCCGCGGACGTAGATGAACGCCTGGGAGCTGCGGATGGCGTAGGCGGAGATCGCCACACCTTCGATGAGGACGTGCGGGTTGGCCAGCAGCAGCGGCACGTCCTTGCAGGTTCCCGGTTCGGACTCGTCGGCGTTGACGACGAGGTAGCGCGGGTTGGGGTTGTCCGCGGGCAGGAATCCCCACTTCATTCCGGTGGGGAACCCGGCGCCGCCGCGGCCGCGCAGCCCGGAGGCTTTGACCAGGTCCACGAGCGTGTCGGGCTCCATGGTCAGCGCCCTGCGCAGCGCCTCGTAGCCGCCGTCGGCGCGGTAGCCCTCCAGGGTGAAGGAGTCGGGGCGGTCCCAGTTGGCGGAGAGGACCGGGGTCAGCGTGGTCACTTCGCGCTCCCTTCGTCGGCGGCGGCGTCGCCGCCGGCCGGGGTGCCGGGCTCGGGGGCGCTCCAGCCGCGCTCGCGCGCCAGGCGCAGACCTTCCAGCGAGGGCCCGCCGGCCTGGGTGCCCTCGCCGCCGTGTCCGTCGGAGAACCCGGCGAGCAGGCGGCTGGCCTCCTTGAAGGTGCACAGCCGCTCGGGGCCGCGGGTGGGCCGCACGTCGTTGCCCAGCCGCAGGTCGTCGACGAGCCGCTTGGCCGACTCGGGGGTCTGGTTGTCGAAGAACTCCCAGTTGACCATCACCACCGGCGCGAAGTCGCAGGCGGCGTTGCACTCGACGTGCTCGACGGAGACGCGGCCGTCCTCGGTGGCCTCGTCGTTTCCGACGCCCAGGTGCTCCTTGACGGTCTTGAGGATCTCGTCGCCGCCCATGACCGCGCACAGCGTGTTGGT is a window from the Streptomonospora litoralis genome containing:
- the nuoE gene encoding NADH-quinone oxidoreductase subunit NuoE; its protein translation is MSSTFTDEVRARLEVDAKEIIARYPRERSALLPLLHLVQAEEGYVSTAGIRFCADQLGLTTAEVTAVATFYTMYKRRPTGEYHVGVCTNTLCAVMGGDEILKTVKEHLGVGNDEATEDGRVSVEHVECNAACDFAPVVMVNWEFFDNQTPESAKRLVDDLRLGNDVRPTRGPERLCTFKEASRLLAGFSDGHGGEGTQAGGPSLEGLRLARERGWSAPEPGTPAGGDAAADEGSAK
- a CDS encoding NADH-quinone oxidoreductase subunit G, translated to MTVTTNSASGGTPAVPPEDLVTVTIDGFQIQVPKGTLVIRAAELLGIQIPRFCDHPLLDPVGACRQCLVEVPDAGNGRAMPKPQASCTISVMEGMVVKTQLTSEVADKAQRGIMEFLLINHPLDCPVCDKGGECPLQNQAMSNGGGETRFLDHKRTFPKPIALSTQVLLDRERCIQCARCTRFSAQIAGDPFIELLERGADEQVGIAEGEPFQSYFSGNTVQICPVGALTGAAYRFRSRPFDLVSTPSICEHCSAGCAQRTDHRRGKVTRRLAGDDPEVNEEWNCDKGRWAFKYATQPDRLSRPLVRDEDSRALETASWPEAVTLAARGLAQARDRGGRVGVLTGGRLTLEDAYAYAKFARVALHTNSVDMRARPNTEEEADFLAARVAGTGLGVTYSDLETAPAVLLAGFDPEDESPVVFLRLRKAHRKNGTQVFSVASHEARGLTKAGGRLIPAAPGAEPDVFDELGTLDSAALEALRQRGAIILAGERLGAVPGALSSLTRLADRTGARLAWVPRRAGERGAADAGALPNLLPGGRPVADATARAEVARTWGVGSLPEREGRSTAEIVEAAASGELEALVIAGVELDDLPDPAAARSALARVPFILSVEMRAGDVTDRADVVLPVAAVAEKSGTFVDWEGRRRPFGAALKKPGMLSDLRVLSAVADAMDVHLGLPDDAAAVRELDELGAWAGERVPDPLTRPAQRPEPGKGEAVLSTWRQLLGRGRMEDGEPYLAGTARPALARVSAATAAEIGLSDGARLRVAGPGGAVSVPAVVTAMPDRVVWLPENAQDCDVHRDLGAAVGAVVSLSPDGGTSAAAADTNTNTDVEAKMTATSAGSDL
- the nuoF gene encoding NADH-quinone oxidoreductase subunit NuoF, yielding MTTLTPVLSANWDRPDSFTLEGYRADGGYEALRRALTMEPDTLVDLVKASGLRGRGGAGFPTGMKWGFLPADNPNPRYLVVNADESEPGTCKDVPLLLANPHVLIEGVAISAYAIRSSQAFIYVRGEVLHVIRRIKQAVEEAREANLIGPDVLGTGFDLDVVVHAGAGAYICGEETALLDSLEGYRGQPRLKPPFPAVAGLYASPTVVNNVESIASVPGIVRNGAEWFTSMGTEKSAGFGFFSLSGHVERPGQYEAPLGITLRELLDMAGGVRKGHELKFWTPGGSSTPIFTDEHLDTPLDFESVGAAGSMLGTRALQIFDETTCVVHAVGRWIEFYAHESCGKCTPCREGNYWMVQVLDRLERGEGTEADLEKLLDICDNLLGRAFCALGDGAASPVMSSIKYFRQEYIDHVTQGGCPFDHRKSTLWADSGNHGSAAAAPAAPAGEEEQ